One Nicotiana tabacum cultivar K326 chromosome 23, ASM71507v2, whole genome shotgun sequence genomic window, GAGTTAGCAGCTGATCATACAGCTCCTTTGTCAAAATATTCCCTCCAATGTCAAGTGGGATTGCTTTAGATCCTTTAGAACTAGAATTATCAGGCTGCCCCATGTTGGTTGAGTATGACACATGAGCATAAGCTGCACACCTCTTGAATTTAGCTCCAAATCCAGAGGGATACCCATAGTTTGTAACTTTTATCAATGAGATGTCCTGGTTTCTTACAGTATCTACACACCAAATTGGAGTTGCCCCTCTTTGTGGATTCAAAATTTACCCTTGAATTGAAAGGCTTCTGAGTAGTAGCCTCTAAATTGTAAGTAGAGCTGAAGGGCTTCTGAACTCCAGTAGCAAAAGAAGCAGAGTCTGAAACAAAAGCTGGATTGGAAGGCTGACTCTCAACCTGACTCTCATTTTCTATAAGCATTGCATATACACCATCAATATCAGGCAAGGGCTTCATGAGCAAGATATTTCTTCTAACTCCAGTATAAGTCTCATTTAACCCCATTAGGAACTGGTGAACCTtcttgttacaccccgtactttaatattaggataagttgtagtaatccatatgagcttgaagggattaacACAATTAATAAGATTATAGAAGATTTGTGACTATAAGACCCCATAattttaacaaccttgataccgttatatacatttgatatagTATTTTGAGTGGAGTATTTTTGTAAAacagtttgaaaaatataattttatatagttattaatattactactttcaattacacacataatatgagaaagtttatgagattttctttattgtaaagatagaaattattttctcacaagaaaataaagttatctttttaccattttaagaattaagtgtacgaaaattttactctttatatgagattaagaaaattataagttgagaaaatatatgtatttttgcatggatattttaatgaaataatagtgtatgtatttatttatatagtaccatatgaccatgatagtatgatttataaagtatataaaaaataagtaaaattttaaataatttgagataattcttaattatatagaTAATTGGGGTAATTAATGATATTTGGTGaaagattaactaattaattaaggtCTTTGGGATAAAGATTAACGTGGCAGCCATATAAGATTAGTTAAGATGACTCTTAAAGTTCATATTAGTATGTGGCAAAGTCTTAGTCATTCCATTTAATAAAGTAAGAGTCATATATTAATATTCATTGGAAGTATGGTGTCAGTTATGAAGGATGTAAGGGCAAGTTCCCAGGTCTTTGACTATAGGTATTGAATATTTCCATCTCTCTTAAGCTTTTATCAAAACTGGTGTTATATGGAAGTTCTCAACTAAGTTAAATTCTTTTCACGACTGTGCATAGTGTATTCTGCTGCCATTTTTAGTTCAAGTCAGATGCTTATGTTCATCGATGATACAACTGATGAGATCGCTTATTGTTATTGGCATCTGATAAGTGCTCAAACTCATATAGTGCTCCTCTACTTTTGGTGTACTTGCTACGCAATTCCGTCTTCTTCTGCTTGTCACACCAGCTTGGTTTTGTTTGTGTTATTAACGTAAGTCACATGAGCAAGATAagatcttcaacaattcaaagcaATGTGCGATTTTGTGATTATAAGGGAGTATGGTGTAACCtctttcaaaaatatcatacggattttcctcctactccaagtatgttaaggctatcccttttttcttttggcatgatccaagtaacgatacttaaacgtaatgctattccataagtggttctactcttagcagttaaggatgtctatgttattcattcccgtaaagtgatattcaagcatgtctaaatatgtatctagttccctattgaggtatttgataaagatgttaatgtttttaatatagtgatacatgcatcttcatgcatttaccaccgtgctacggccgatcgggcagttaccaccggttgggcagctATGTATCATCGTTTACCACCAGTTGGGCAGCTATGTATCAtcatttaccaccggttgggcagttatgtatcattatttaccgcCGGTTGGGCAGatatgcatattcatttaccaccaaGCTACGACCGGTCGGACaatcatgcatttaccatcgagttacggccggttgggcagttacatatttaccaccgagctacggccagtCATGTATTTACCACCGCGTTACGGACGGTCGgacagttaccactgatcagttgggcagtcatgcatcatacgatatggataatagaaaCAGTCTCAAAGAGactcattatatatataagtatgatAAGTATGTATATatggtggcacttcagagattcaggttgattcttatatgtctttaattaatgttgacttattgttatgtttcagttctgttttacatacttagtacattatttgtactgacgtccttttgttggggacgctgcattcatgcctgcatgtataaataatcagtttgacgagccctcatagtagacgagattggcattcaacgaaggatcggtaagactccacctcattcggagtgcatccgagtctatgagtcatcgtgtcagaattttgctacagacttatgggtaggccggtaccctatcccatttgatgtcaaataatcttagaggctttatagataggagttcattttgtacagtatgtcagaggccttgacgacccatatgtattcatgttttaagaaaaatggttcagtgatacagtgttacccacttatagttatatatTAAGTGTtacccacttatagttatacattatgagttgtggccatgttggcccatgatagttacaaaaggaatgagttcagcCAATTCGACCTATGTATGTTTTAATTTTGGTCGAttgatcatgagttacagagtggttcgctcgggccagctcggcaccgggtgccagccacgcctccccaggtttggggcgtgacacttctGTTCTTCTATATTTTGAAATGCTTCCTTACACCCACAAGTGCAGTCTAGATATAAAATAGAGTATGCTAATTCATCCCTGAGTTTTTTAATACGGTTAAAATAAGATGCAATGCCAGAGGACCTTTGGGAGATGGATGCAAGATCCTTTCTAATTTGAAACACCTTAGTACCATTTGCCTTGCCATAACACTGCTCAATCTCTTGCCATAGCTTTTGTGCAGACTCTCTCTCTAATTTTTGTATCCAGGCTATTTGATATCCAAACAGTAACCATATCGTTACAACGAACCCATGGTTCAAATAGAACAGAATTTGCTCTAGGTTTAGGGATGGTTCCATTTATAATTCCTAACTTGTTTTTACATGACAAACCAATTAGCATACTTCGTCTCCATCCTCCATACCCCGTCCCATTAAAACACTTCGTAACTAAAACTGTATCAGGGAAATCAGAAGAATATAGGTACACAGGATGTGACGGCTCAACAGTACTAGAAGACATACTAGATGAAGTAGTAGTAGTAACATTTGAAGGATCAATATTAGGAGCCATAGCAAAACATACTTTGAGAAAATTAGGGTTCAGAAATTCACCAAACCAGAAATCACTCGAACACAGTTCTAATCGGAAGAAAATTACCAATTTTCCGTGAAATTGGAAAGCAATAACCTTCAATGGCAAGATAAAAACCTCCGCCTCCGAGCTTCACCGGAAAAGCACACTGAATCAGCACAACACCGTCGTCGAAAGACAAAAACTTTAGAAACATATAGGAGTAACATCGATCCACCGGAAAACACGTGAGCTACGTCAttcttggctctgataccatgaacaCTTACAGATTCTTCACAATGCACAAGCTTAGAAAAGGAAACCTAGAAGCTTCTATGAGCTGAGAGAAACGAGAGTAAAGGAAAATGCTTTATTATCCGAAAAGAATGAAATTCAGTCTGTACAAAATAATGAGaaatgttctatttatattatttacaaATGAATCGGGTCGGATCAGTTTAATAAATAACTGTACGGTTTAACTATGGGCTGGTAGCTTTGGGCTTCTTCCCTTCATTCTCTTAATGACTttaacaattattcaatttagaCCCCAGTAACTTAAAAGATTTAGAATTCTGAACCCATAAGTTTCAAATCCTGACTCCGCCTCTGCCACTAATACACCATTTTCAAATATGTTATGTTGCAATTTATGGCGAACCAAGAATGCTGCAAAGGAtgtttaaaatttaatatatatttataacaaataatttttgatttatatacataatataatatTCTATATACTCAGTATAATTTTTCGATCAATAGTGACTTTTCATGACTTTTATTTACATGTCCAGAAAGtgtaaaaatcaaaagaaaggaaGGAAAAATGGGTAGCTAGCAATTATCTGTTCATCTTACTTCGGAAGCAATGCAAGATATCTGAACTCTCCATCTTATTTTAGTATCATGCACTATTAATAAAACTGTATAAAATTAAAATATGTCTGAGGTTAGGCATCAGCTTAAGTTGGGTAATTTGCAAGTTCTAAGTAAGTATAACTTAAAAAGATTAGAAGAATTAGGAAGGGGGAATATGATCCTTAGTTAATTTGCACTTTGCCACTATCTGAAGCTTAAGAGCCAAAAGTCATTCGTAGTATGCAATCTAAGAATCTAACAAATATTAGGGACATTCATAGCAAAAAGGAAAATTTACACATCTTCTGTTGCACGTCTACAATCTGCATTTGCTTTTAAATTGTAGACCTATGTCAGTGGAAACCAAATTCAAAAGAAAGGTCAAATACACTTTTCCTCCCTTCCCTTTTCACTTGATACAAAAAGACCCTTACATTTCAATATACAGTACTTCTGACCCCCCTTATCCAAATTGGGATTAATTATTCCAGGCTATTAACCAAACGATCCCTAagttaaaaaatttatatttactTAAGAAGCTGGAATAattgtgttgtgtgtgtgtgttggggggggggggggttgcagAAATTTGACAATAATTGATGCTTGCTTCCATTTGTTTTTTTGTGTTTCTTATGTAGGGAAGTCAAATTGTTTTGTtggaatatttaatttaaaataaagtgTTCATTAGTCCAAACTAGACGAGCGATGTATCATAGAGTTTTCACGAGTTGATTAGTCTTAGTTGAGTTAGATTCATTTTTGGATTTAACTTTCACTTCTCTTGAAAAATAAAGGCACACAATTTGGTGCGATTGGAGGCAATGCGTGTTGTAATACAATAATATGTTGTTTGTTGAAGGGTTACTTGGATTATTGTAACAAGAGAAGGTCGCAAACCTCTACATAAATAGCGGTCGAATTTaatgtttattttttctattcagtatacatagattatacaatAATTAGGCATCATTATACATAAATCATAAATATATAATACATCAACCGGCTATTTTAAGTTTAAGCGCTTGGGTAGATGACTATTTAAGTTAATTGTTCTCTGTGGTCGTACACATTGATTAGTTTGGACTTTAGATGGAGTACCATATTATTTCATCTAAATAGTTGGTGGAAGTAATGAGCAAAGAAAGATCTTAGATACATTAATATGTTATTTCCTATCTAACATTCTTATTTTTGCATGCAAATGAGATTGTTAACTTCCACCATCTGTTAAGATTAttggatgaagaaagacattagaTACTAACAATGATCAACTAGAATTTAGCATAACTTGATCCAGAAAGTACAACAAAAGTTCTCTTCTAATTCAACATTTCACCATCCCTTCTTTCTCTaaggaagagaaagaaaagaatgagtTCAACACTAACAGCTCCAATTCAAAACTCATGTAGCCCATTTCTCAAGGTGGTCTCAGTCATTCTGGCTAGCCATTTTCTGCCGGCAACTGAATGACAAAAACAACCTTTAGAAATGAGCATAAAAGGCGTGtattaagctcccgctatgcgcgggatcCAGGGAAGAgccagaccacaagggtctattgtacgcagtcttaccctgcgtTTTTGCAAGAtgctgtttccacggctcaaacCTGCGACCTTCTGGTCACATGGCAATAATTTTACCAGTTAAATCAAGGCTTCCCTCCAAGAAAATTGAGCATATGCTTCTATATTTCCCCTAACTCTCCTGTTAACTATGTTATGTTATTACCATTCTACTGCACTGCACCTAAAGATTTGCTAGCTGAAGATGATATCAAGCAAGAGCTCATTCATCAAAGATGCAAAGACTTCAATTTCCAACTCCAAAATCACTTCTTGCTTCTCTAAATCTGTGTTCTTCCACTCGCCTCGGCTTTCAATGTCCCGAATATAAGCCATCCTGTTTTCTCGCACCTTCCAATCTAACAGTACCTCAATTGGTTTCCCATTTATCCAATCTTTTGCTACTTGCAACAGCTTGTTATTGAGTGCATCACCTTTTGTTAGCTCTTCTGAATGTTCACTGGCATTGAGAATTCTCCCTTTAAAGAAATCCAACAGTAATTCCTCTGCCTTTAGTTTCATGTTATAAGATGGCAATGAGGCTTTCAATTCTTGAACCAAATCTAATGCTCTGCTTTCAACTGTCTGTTTgtcctcttctttttcttgttcCTCAACTTCAGTTTCTGAGGTATTTGTGAGTGGGGATTCACTCTCTGATTCTGAGGATACAATTCGTTTCTCTAAGTTTAGTGGTTCCAGTTGAGTGAGACACTCGAACCTTTGGATTTTCTTCATGAGTTTTTTGGTAGTTCCTGttacaaaaatatttaagatTTTCTGTTAGAAGGGAATAAATTTTGCATTATTCTGTAACACAAATTGATTAGGGATTTACCTTCCACACGAGCTAATCTATGCTGGAAAGGTGACGAGACCTCGTCTTCATCACCAAATGGACAATCCAGTATAGACACTGGACTACACtgttctttttcttcatttggcCAATGTTTCTGCACATAACAATGACAATTAAGAAATCTTTGAGGATTATTTTGAACATTAAACGTGTACAATATCAAATATTGAATGCGAAAAATATTACTCCATTTGTCTCAAGTTACGTGATACTTTTCGTTTTCAAGATTCAATTTCTTAATTTTGACAtgcattttgatattttttgttttttgaaataaaaattacatatttgaaaaCTACGTAAAAAAATACTACTATAAGTtacaataataaataatttaaaatatttaaaaggtatATGAAAAAATATCGGGGTCAAAATAATAATTCATTTGACTCTTGAAATCTAAACGCTTTCACATAAAtttgaacggagggagtactatagCTACATTTTTTTAGTTATAAAACAAtggaagataaaataaaaagaaatgatCAAACAAGTAGGGGGCTACAGATCCAGCATATCTCTTATTATTGATTTTGTTCAGTTGTTCTCCAGGCAAGACTAACCCGTATGGCCCCCTACCCTTAGATATAATGtcaataaattacataaatgttGTGTCAATAGAGTTCAGACACTTGAATTTTGATAGTTCCACTTCAATGGGACTGTCTGGCATCAGTGAGAATGCGTGACTGGGGAAATCTcactttctaaaaaaaaaaaaaaaaaaatctattttcacaGATTCGAGCCGTGAAAGCAGGctactaatgcttgtattagaaTACACTGTCTAGATTATATCCCCAAGGATGTAGCCCTTTTTCGAACCTTACGTAAACACAAAATATTTTATGCATCGGAGTGtatattttttttccagaatataattaatattagtagtactttaaaatagattaaaattTTGGTGTCTGAGATTTAAAAAGTTCCCAATCTCCTGAGTAATATCTTGAAAAGGGTGTAAATAAATAGTGCACATAGGAAAGATGTGGTCAAGCTTTGTTATTAGGAAGTCAACTATTCTCCAGGGATGTTTCTACCGTAAGCAAATGGACACAAACTCCTAAGACAATTTCGAATTCGTCATAAGTCAACTTCACTACTAGACAAAGTATGTGACTTGTGTCTAcccatatttatattattttcaaatccctaactaaaatgtttttttttggtttctctaTCGGTGTTCGGTACTCGTATTGGAGCATGACTATATTCGGATTTGCGCCGTGTAGGGCCTCATTCGAGGGGTAGCGCTCCCTATCATAATTTTTCCGTACTCATAATTCGAACCCGAGACCTCTAATTAAGAGAGCAACAGTCTCATCCACTTCACCACATCATTTAGTGTTACTAAAACGTTATTTTATATTGAGTCCCAACTAATATGATATCGTTTATAGAAGTTCTTATTATAAGGAAAAGCACATAACCAATATTTGAGCTACCTAGCGTAAAGATAGACGGTGAAATGGAAATATTAATGTTCCCACATGCTAATAAATATTAATGTTTGTAGCAGTTATACGTCCAAACAAACCAAACTATCTATCACCTTTTTCCTCTTTCCTTTTACGCGCAAGGATATGCAAGTTTTTTAAAACATACCCTACACACGACCGACACAAGTTCAATGTGATAGAAATCACATCTTCTCATATTTTAGCTTgctacaaataaaaaataaaataaaggaccCTACAATATTATTATTCACAAAAATTAAAGAGATTTTTATATACACAAACAATCTAAGTAGTTTTTATTGATGAAttaattaggatttaattaaatCACTCGAACTCTTAATACTACAAAAAATTGTAATCTCTTGACTACTACGTTGTACGTACTCCATCATTTAGTAAAGCACCTTCACTCATGACTGTTAGGTCCTGGGTTCGAGTCACGCTTGAGGGGAAGTGTGGAAACACTATATATTCTCCTAATTTGGGagggaattttttttaaaaaaaatcttcttgTAAAGGAGAGTTTGCATATGAGTCACTAGATATATATATTGGTTCAGGGCCAAAAATGCCCTTGAACTatttgaaatagctcaaaaatgtcCTCAGTTtgtttttggtaccaaaaatatcCCTGCCGTctatattttggaccacaaatgccCTTAATCCGTTAGTCTTGCCCTTGAAGGTGACATGGCAGTCCAACTTGGTTAGACTTGCTTACATGGACATCCACCTAAGCAATCCAACATGGCAAAATTACTCTTtcggaaaatttatttttctggattttaaaaaaaatacaaaatcaacacttattcagaaaaaagtaaaaaaattcggaaaaattatttatttcagaaatttttattaaatacaaaatcaacacttattccgaaaaaaataaaaaaatttcgaaaaaattattttttccgaattttaaaaaaaaatacaaaatcaacacttattccgataaaagtataaaatttttgaaaaattattttttcggaaaatattttttccggaattttttatacttttttcggaataagtgttgattttgtattttttttaaaattcgaaaaaataatttttccaaaaaaataattttgtcatGTTGGATTGCTTAGGTGGATGGCCATGTAAGCAAATCTAACACAGTTGAACTGTCATGTCACCTTCAATGGCAAGACTAACGGTTTAAGGACATTTGTAATCCAAAATATAGACGGCAAGgatatttttggtaccaaaaacaAACGGAGGGCATTTTTGACCATTTTCcgtatataataatataattattgtaTACTAGTATAATATATGACCGAAACTAACTACCCCTACAGTCCTACTAAATCAGAGAATAAGAAAATGACACTTCATACCTGGTTTTATGTAGGAAATAAAAAATGTAGTAATCCGCTGTCTCGACTTCCACAAAGTTAATAGTCTACATAGATAGCCGTAGATCCCGCAAAGTGACAACAACGTAGCGGGATCTGCGCCGTTTGATCATCCAACTGTAAATTTGTTGTCAGTGTCGAGAAGCATGCAATTCAACCCTGAAATACCCCGCACGTGTACTCTCCAGGGCTACCCCCAGTAGTTCCACCTATATTTGCTCCTACCATATCGCTGTGAAAATTCATTTCTCTAGAAAATTCTCCTTTTTTAAAATGTAATTCAAATTTCTTACACCCCAATtttttttactatatttcaaaattttgaattcACCACGCTTtaattataccttgagaatacaACTTTATTTTAACTTTTCTAAACTCAACAAACTATTACACCCCCTCATAATTACAAAGTGTCTAATATTTTAATTACTCATCATgttcaaaattttaaaacaatGTTCTTACCGCTACTATGTAAATTCAAACTTGAACCTGGCAAACTTACTATACCGCTACTATGTAAATTCAAACTTGAACCTGGCAAACTTACTatgtaaaagaaaattttcttctgCTAAAAAATATATGGGTAAAATATTGATGATAATATTTTCATTCACAATAGCTTCTTCTTCTCGTGCTTTGCCGTTCTTTTCGAATAGATAATGCAAGTAATATGCTTTACTGTGCTTTAAAAGTCGTGAACAGAAAAGTCATAATTTCACAATTTAAGTTCCCGTATCACAAAATCAATTACGTAAAAATATATCGTTGTAACTGATAATGCAAGTAATATGATACTCCTTGAAATAAAAGAATAGAAAACATGAAATTAgagaaaaataagacaaaaattaaaaagaaatgtTAGGAAAAAAATAAAGCTAACCTTTTTGCTAGGAGAGTTGGTAATGCTACCGTGACTGCTTACAGTTGAGTCTGGTGAATCATCACCGGTAGTTGCGCCAACTTTTTTGCTGTTGATCACCTTCTCCGTTCCTAAGCTCTTCGAAGCTACGACGTTGTTTTCAGTCTCCGTCGAATTAACCTCCGAATTACCACTTGAAGTTTGCAGTGAATTATTATCACTTGAAGCTGTGAAATCACTATCTGACCAGCTGTTACTGTTACTTTTATTCTTACTTTCACTCACACTCACACTCATTGAGCTATTTGAATCGCCGGCGGTTATGGCAGTTAAAACCGGAGAAAAAACCGG contains:
- the LOC107766122 gene encoding uncharacterized protein LOC107766122 encodes the protein MDSKLMKPLPKQLMLKDYLLDDLSSCSSSGFRSYPRWQCCTTVRFLLEIDLKNKYQPAPPPPYMKSAKSLLKSRPKPTPSSATVSAFQKASVAVINAVKHLPFAGVRSPLSSSPSKKKKKPMMKTIFPRSLSRKLKRSFWKRGDHKEIYWWTSFNRLDKEELKPPVFSPVLTAITAGDSNSSMSVSVSESKNKSNSNSWSDSDFTASSDNNSLQTSSGNSEVNSTETENNVVASKSLGTEKVINSKKVGATTGDDSPDSTVSSHGSITNSPSKKKHWPNEEKEQCSPVSILDCPFGDEDEVSSPFQHRLARVEGTTKKLMKKIQRFECLTQLEPLNLEKRIVSSESESESPLTNTSETEVEEQEKEEDKQTVESRALDLVQELKASLPSYNMKLKAEELLLDFFKGRILNASEHSEELTKGDALNNKLLQVAKDWINGKPIEVLLDWKVRENRMAYIRDIESRGEWKNTDLEKQEVILELEIEVFASLMNELLLDIIFS